Genomic segment of Candidatus Chlorohelix allophototropha:
AAAGGTACTTTGGCACGAAGCCCGTAGGCTGCCACAAAACCTAACGTAATCATCGCTATATCAAGTATGACCAAAGTAATAAAACCGAAGATTTGGGCGAAGTCTCCAGCGAGCTTATGATATTTGGTAAGAGTAACCAAATCAGTGTCCCCCGAAGAAGCATCGGCAGCAGCAGATAAACCTGTGAGCAGTGTATTTGCCGGGAGGACAGGTGGTGCCTCTAAACCGGCAGAAGGAATATTTTTGGTTGATTTTTGACTACTCAAGATTTGCCACTGATATATCAGGATACGCGACGTTGTTTTTTAGGGCGAAAATAATTAATTGCCAAGGTAAGCCCGGCTTTGCCCCAAATGCCGCCATATATAAGCCAGTTAAGTAAAAAGAAGGTTTGATTGGCGTAATGCTTACGGTAAAAAACATCCATTGCATGGTAGAAATTAATGATTGCCCCGGCAGGACGCTGTTTACTACTTTCACCCTTCAGGTGCAGCACAGTAGCAGCGGGGTTGTAGAAGATTTTCCAGCCTTTTTTCTTTATCCGCAAAGCCCAATCCAAATCTTCACCGTACATAAAAAACTTCTCGTCAAGGTAGCCGACCTGTGCCAACGCTTCAGCTCTCACCAGCATAAATGCGCCACATACGCTATCCACTTCATATAACTTATCAGGGTCTAAGTAGGTTAGGTTGTAACGTGCAAACAGGCGGTTTTTAGGAAATAGCTTGCTTAATCCGGTCATACGCCAGAAAGAAATTTCAGGAGTGGGAAAACTGCGGCGGCAAGCCAAATCTAGTTTTCCATTAGCGCGCACCAGTTTCGGACCAACTGCGCCAGCCAGCGGGTTAGACTGCATAAAATCGTACATGATTTGCAGCGCATCGGGTGGCAATACGGTATCAGGATTTAACAACAAAACGTAATGTGCTTGGGGACAACAGCCTGAACCGGGATTATAACTGTCAAGGGTTGCACCAGCGAACAACGGGCAAACCTGTCGCAAAGCTAGGTTGTTCCCGAAGGCGAAACCACCGTTTTCTTGGCTGGCAATTAAATGCAGGTTAGGATATTTATTCTCGAACTCGCGCCTGACCATCTCTGCGCTATCGTCTTGTGAGCCGTTATCCACTACATAAA
This window contains:
- a CDS encoding glycosyltransferase family 2 protein, which gives rise to MPESELSATQRVAATDLAPKNETGKFVTDLDIIIVNYKTPVLLRDCLNSIFASHCNFDYRVYVVDNGSQDDSAEMVRREFENKYPNLHLIASQENGGFAFGNNLALRQVCPLFAGATLDSYNPGSGCCPQAHYVLLLNPDTVLPPDALQIMYDFMQSNPLAGAVGPKLVRANGKLDLACRRSFPTPEISFWRMTGLSKLFPKNRLFARYNLTYLDPDKLYEVDSVCGAFMLVRAEALAQVGYLDEKFFMYGEDLDWALRIKKKGWKIFYNPAATVLHLKGESSKQRPAGAIINFYHAMDVFYRKHYANQTFFLLNWLIYGGIWGKAGLTLAINYFRPKKQRRVS